The segment ACTTTACCTGATGCTAAAAAAATATAATCCAAATGAAAGTACTGTTTAAATCCTCATTCCAATAAATTGTCAGTATTGATTCATCAGTTGTTGTTTTCAGGTTAAATAAGGAGATGTATCTAAAAATCAAATAATGTTGTTTGCTTTGGTTCAATATATCTTATTACTTCCGTATCAATTAGATTGTCATTTTCTTTAAGATGTCCAAGAAGTAATGGTGATTTCTCATCATGCAATTTAATAACATTTTTAGGAATATCGGGTTTTCGATTTGCATAGCAGTATTTGCACTCGTTTAAACAGGAGTTATATGCCCCTATATCCCTTGATGGAATACAGTGACAGTTTTTCCTAATTCCACTGGCTTTAACATCTTTATAGACTACTCCATGTGCCTGTTCCAATATTTCACGGGTGGTGCAACCTGCCGGATGAATACCATATTTCTCATAACTCTCATTTGTTGCACATGTTTGAGTGTAAAGATTATACTTCTCGGATATCTCTCCAATCCCCTTCAATAGCCTCACTTTATCTTCTTGAGTAAGCGGGATTATTTCTGGCATGTTCTGTTCAACTTTCTTATACATGTCAACAAAGCTGAAGATGCATCTGTAAACCAATGGTGAAATCCTTTCGGCCATATGTTCAAATGTTTCCAAGTGTTTTTCAACCGTGTATTTTTCAGTTAGAAGTATAGGATCGTATCTCCAAAGAATTTTATTCCTGCCAACAATACCTGATAAGCTTTCCAATGTTTTGATTGACCGGTCTATTGTTGGAACTTTAGGTTCTATATCATTTCCATATGCAGTAATCGTATAATTGCAGAGTATATTGTATTTTTCATCTATCTTGCCTATATGTTTCAATATTGGCTGGTAGTTTTTAGAGCAGAAGAGAAGACAATCCACATCTTCAGGCTTTAAACTTAACTTGTATACATTCTCTCTTGCAAATGGATTTCTTGAATATGCATATCCCTCACGAAGTCTGTTGAGTAGCCATGGAGTATAATAGTTTACTATATCTGTTCTTCCGCCAACATTTATTATCATATATCACACTACCGGTATATTTATCTGATTTAATTATTGGACGGGAAAATATTTAATGATAACTAAAAATTTCATGAAAAAATGATATGATGGAATTGATGAGAATACCTGCAGTATCATGACAAGAAAATGTATGGATAAAACTAGTCTTATTATTAACCTATATTACTTTTTTAAAAACTTTTTGAAAATAAAATGATTGAAAAAAAAATTAAAAGAAATTTAGAAGTCGGTT is part of the Methanosphaera sp. BMS genome and harbors:
- a CDS encoding DUF1848 domain-containing protein, yielding MIINVGGRTDIVNYYTPWLLNRLREGYAYSRNPFARENVYKLSLKPEDVDCLLFCSKNYQPILKHIGKIDEKYNILCNYTITAYGNDIEPKVPTIDRSIKTLESLSGIVGRNKILWRYDPILLTEKYTVEKHLETFEHMAERISPLVYRCIFSFVDMYKKVEQNMPEIIPLTQEDKVRLLKGIGEISEKYNLYTQTCATNESYEKYGIHPAGCTTREILEQAHGVVYKDVKASGIRKNCHCIPSRDIGAYNSCLNECKYCYANRKPDIPKNVIKLHDEKSPLLLGHLKENDNLIDTEVIRYIEPKQTTLFDF